The Dasypus novemcinctus isolate mDasNov1 chromosome 2, mDasNov1.1.hap2, whole genome shotgun sequence genome includes a region encoding these proteins:
- the LOC101438788 gene encoding olfactory receptor 2V1 yields MGTWLNQSSLDGFLLVGIFSRSWTDLVLFSMVMVVFTVALCGNFLLIFLIYIDPQLHTPMYFFLSQLSLMDLMLVCNIVPKMAVNFLSGSKSISFVGCGVQIGFFVSLVGSEGLLLGLMAYDRYVAISHPLHYPILMNQRVCLQIVGSSWAFGILDGMIQMVAAMSFPYCGSRKVDHFFCEVPALLKLACADTSLFDTLLFACCVFMLLLPFSIIVASYARILGAVLNMNSIYAWKKALATCSSHLTAVSLFYGAAMFIYLRPKRYRAPSHDKVVSVFYTVLTPMLNPLIYSLRNREVMGALRKSLGYCRIGRQL; encoded by the coding sequence ATGGGAACATGGTTGAACCAATCATCTCTAGATGGCTTCCTCCTCGTGGGCATCTTTTCCCGTAGCTGGACTGATCTTGTTCTCTTCTCTATGGTCATGGTGGTCTTCACGGTTGCTCTCTGTGGGAATTTCCTCCTCATCTTCCTCATCTACATCGATCCTCAACTCCatacacccatgtacttcttcctcagtCAGCTTTCCCTCATGGACCTCATGTTGGTCTGTAACATTGTGCCAAAGATGGCAGTCAACTTCCTGTCGGGCAGTAAGTCCATCTCTTTTGTGGGTTGTGGTGTACAAATtggcttttttgtgtctcttgtgggATCTGAAGGACTCTTGCTGGGACTCATGGcttatgaccgctatgtggccattaGCCACCCACTTCACTATCCCATCCTCATGAATCAGAGGGTCTGTCTCCAAATTGTTGGAAGCTCCTGGGCCTTTGGGATACTAGATGGAATGATCCAGATGGTGGCAGCCATGAGCTTCCCCTATTGTGGCTCCAGGAAAGTGGACCACTTCTTCTGTGAGGTGCCAGCTTTATtgaagctggcctgtgcagacaCATCTCTTTTTGACACCCTGCTCTTTGCTTGTTGTGTCTTCATGCTCCTGCTTCCCTTCTCCATCATTGTGGCCTCTTATGCTCGTATCCTGGGGGCTGTGCTCAATATGAACTCTATTTATGCTTGGAAAAAAGCTCTGGCCACTTGTTCCTCCCACTTGACAGCTGTATCCCTCTTCTATGGGGCAGCCATGTTCATTTACCTGAGGCCTAAGCGCTACCGGGCCCCTAGCCATGACAAGGTGGTCTCTGTCTTCTACACAGTCCTTACACCTATGCTCAATCCCCTCATTTATAGCTTGAGGAACCGAGAAGTAATGGGGGCACTGAGGAAGAGCCTGGGCTATTGTAGGATTGGCAGACAGCTCTGA